AATCCCTGTTTCTGGTGCTCAGGAAACCGCTGGACCGCGAGTTTTTGCCTGTGCACCGTTTGCTGTTGACGGCGAGTGACGGGGGCCATCCGTCGCTGTCAGGCACGGTGGAGCTGTTGATCTCGGTGCTGGACGCCAACGACAATGCCCCCCAGTTCAACCACTCCGTGTATAaagtgcagctgcaggagaaTGCTCCCCCGGCAACTGTGTTTCTGCAGCTAACAGCGGTGGACAATGATGAGGGAATTAATCAGGAGCTATATTATTCGTTTAGCGATACGATGCCTGCCAAAGTTCAGGACCTTTTCATAATTGACAGAAATTCCGGGGAAATATGGACTGCCGGTGAACTGGATTTCGAGGACGTTCAGTCGTATGACCTGGAGATCGAAGCGAGAGACAAAGGATGGCCGCCGCTGTCGGGTCACTGCAGGGTGGTGCTGGAGGTGatggacgtgaacgacaacgcgccggagGTGTGGGTGACGTCGCTGTCGGTGCCGGTGTCGGAGGACGCGGcggtggggacggtggtggcgCTGCTGAGCGTGTCGGACCGGGACTCGGGGTCGAACGGGCGCGTGCGGTGCGCGGTGTGGCCGGCGTCGCCGTTCGGTCTGGTGTCGACGTTCGCGGGGTCGTACTCGCTGGTGCTGCGGGAGGCGCTGGATCGGGAGCGGGTGTCGGAGTACGAGGTGGAGGTGCGCGCGGAGGACGGCGGGTCGCCGCCGCTGCGCGCCAGTCGCGGGGTGCGTGTGCCGGTgtcggacgtgaacgacaacgcgccggcgtTCGCGCAGGCGGTGTACACGGTGCTGGCGCgggagaacaacgcggcgggcgcggagctggCGCGTGTGTGGGCGCGGGACCCGGACGAGGCGGGCAACGGGCGCGTGAGCTACTCGGTGTGGGAGGGCGGTGTCGGGGGCGCGTCgtcgggcggggggtggcggtcgGCGTCGAGCTACGTGTCGGTGGACGCGGAGAGCGGGCGGCTGTGGGCGCTGCGGCCGTTGGACTACGAGGAGGTGCAGGTGCTGCAGTTCGAGGTGCGTGCGGTGGACGCGGGGGAGCCGTCGCTGTGCGGCAACGCCACGGTGCAGGTCTTCGTGGtggacgagaacgacaacgcgccggcgctgctgccggCGTCGGGCGGCGGCACGTGGTCCGGGTCGTCGTCGGAGGCGGCGTCGGTGCCGGGGTCGGGGTCGGTGTGGGCGTGGGCGTGGGCGTCGTGGGGGACGCCGGCGGGGCAGGTGGTGGCGAAGATCCGGGCGGTGGACGCGGACTCGGGCTACAACGCGTGGCTGCGCTACGAGCTGTGGGAGCCGCGGGGGAAGGGCCCGTTCCGCGTGGGGCTGTACAGCGGCGAGGTGAGCACGGCGCGGGCGCTGGAGGAGGCGGACGGCCCGCGGCAGCGGCTGGTGATCGTggtgcgtgaccacggggagccGTCGCtctcggccacggccacgctgagcGTGTCGCTGGTGGAGGGCGGcgaggcggcgctggcggccgcgggctcgtcgtcgtcgtcgtcatTGTCGGGGGTAGGGCTGCGTCCGGCGGAGGGCGGCGCGTCGGTGTCGTCGTCTGCGGCGACGAACGTGTGGCTGGTGGTGGCGATCTGCGCGGTGTCGAGCCTGTTCCTGCTGGCGGTGGTGCTGTACGTGGCGTCGCGGTGGGCGCCGCGGGCGGCCGTGCTGTCGGGGCCCGGTGCGGCGACGCTGGTGTGCGCCAGCGAAGTGGGGAGCTGGTCGTACTCGCAGCGGCAGAGCCGGAGCCTGTGCGTGGCGGACGGCGCGGGCAAGAGCGACCTGATAGTTTTCAGCCCCAACTTCCCGCCggcgccggcgccgccgcccgtGCCCGCGGCGAAGGAGTCGCATCCGGAGGCGCCCGCTCTCCTGGACACGGTCAGTGGCCCTCCCTTTCTCgcccctttcccctttttctcccttctgtcccGTCCCCTGGGCAGTCGCTGTTGGGAAGGTTCTTATCCCGCGGGTGGTGGGTGTTGTCGGGTGCTTAATAATGTGAATGGGGCCTGTTAATGAGAGCACCTCCCTTTGCGTCCTTGCCGCAGCTTCCCGCCCCTTGTTTCGGGggaaatagaaagaaagatttgACTCACCCAGCAGCAGTTACAGTCCGCAGCTGAGGTTCGGTCTTGTGGGTGAGTTGCGGTTCTGTAGAGTAAAATGACGGCCGATTACGATGAGAGGTTCCACGAGGTCAGGTTTGCAGACGCTCTGTCTTTACTGGGGTATGGCATTTCCACCCGAGCTTGCTGAAGGAGTGCAAGAGAcaggctgtggtggtgacagTCCCCCAAGCACTCCAATGTTTTGTTGCCTTCGCTGACTGCTGACCGTGCTGATATTAGAAGTGATTTATtctctgtcctcctcttctttcaTTCTCGTCTGTAATAGACTTTTGCACAATTGGGACTTGTCATGGTTTTTCTCTTCCAATGGTTTAATTTCTCCCTGTTATTTGACCCATTGGAGTCATTATGAACATTGGGAAGTCATTGTGGAATTTTCCTGTGTTCTTTTTCCAAGTATATTTTAACTAAAATTAGTAGTAGAAAGTGTTTAGTCAGAGGAGTATGACCTAAGGTGTTAGAAATGGgaactttctattttttctccCGCTCTCCTACCCGGGTTGTGAACTTTTGTTTCTGGCTGGACTATTGTCTTGACATACGCTGACctgttttcatattctttcatcATTTGCATATATAACAACACCCTTACAAATAGCCTCAAATTCTCTTTCCAACCACAAAAAACTCGCTTAACCCATTGTGCTACACAGTAGATATCATCTACTAGATTGGTGTTCTCTTCAACATGTGGGTTGGCTTCTCTCAGCAGAAAATCAGTGCCCGTTGCCATTAGAGTTGTGCCGACATGACCTCTACAAGGAGTATTGTTCTCAGGTCTGTAACGTTCCCCTCTGTAATTGCTGAAGGATTGCCAAACATAAAGGGTCATCTGCCGAGAGTTTTGCTGGACACCATGTATACGATACCATCTGAATGTTTCTTATGGTGGTCTCATTGATGGGAAGGGTGAGCAAAACTCAGATTGACTGTTGAGATGGGAAGGGGCACTGTGGCATGCGGTGGAGGTGAATGTGGCAGTGTCACTGAGTAGGGTCTGGGCATTTCTTGATTTGAATGGTAACGTTGAGCACTGGGAAGCCTTGTGTGAGGGAACTGGAAATCCTTGGGGAGACTGTGGGCCATGTAATGAGAAGAGAGTAATGCGATATGATGTGCTTGTCTTGAGCACTGCATGATGGaccttttccctcttgtttttgGAAAGGTGTTGTGGGTGTGTAGCACTTCAATCTGCTGTCCTGGTGTTGTGGTGGGCATGTACAGGAGCTTCCGCAGCTGTTGATGTTGCCATCATGGTTGCTTGATCCTCCTGAGGCAGGATCTCTAAGGGGAGGTAATGAAGCGGGGGTGACCTTTGGGCGTGTGACTTAACCTTAACCTTAGTCACTTGCACAGGTGGCATCTGTAATGATAGTGTGTCCTTTTGTCAATAGTACCTCATTCTGATATGTGCAGGTACACACCAAACCATGCACGGCAGCCCAGCTGTGGTATTGTGTTGTTAGAAACACTACGTAAATCCTTGGGGAAAATGATGAGGCATGCCATAAGAAGACAAGAATGGGAGATGATGTGCTTGTCTTGAGAACACCTGTCCCAGAGTGGGGCATGGGGGATGCCTAGAAGGAAGCATGAGGCAGGATGGTTACTTAGTTTTCTTTCCCAGGATCCTTTCCCAGACTCCCAAGTGTCTAGGACTGGAGGCCTTCCCGAAGTTAAGATAGAAACTGAAATTGAAATGCTGCCAACATCCTTTGAGATTCTTAGTATCTCCCACGAGAGAAAGTCCCTTGTGCTGCTGTCGGCATGATGCAGGCAATGTATTGGTAAGAGGGGTGACATGCAGACTGCTAATTACTGTCTGCTGGaccttttccctcttgttttggGAAAGGTGTTGTGGGTGTGTATCCGTGCAATCTGCTGTCCTGGTGTTGTGGTGGGCATGTACAGGAGCTTCCACAGCCATTGATGTTGCCATGCTGATTCGTTTCTCCTCCTAAGGCAGAATACGTAAAGGAGGAGGTGAAGAGGTGAGTATAATCTTTGTGCTCCTGacttcccctacttgtgcacttgCATTTGCACTTGGTAGATATGCTGTGTCCTATTACACATGGCTTGTTCTGATATGTGCACGTACTCGCcaaaccctgcagagcagcccagctctggtTTTCTATGGTATGGATTTCCCCACCCTGTTGATATTGTGAGTACACTTGCGCTTCAGCGTTTGGTGTGGTTCTCTTGAAGAATATAATCTGTGCGGACTGGGATCTGAGCTGTCACAGCTCTTTCACAGCTCTAATCACAGAATCTTTATGAACAGTAATGTGCAGGTCTGTAGAGTTTGcacctgaaaatgctgaaaagtcaCAAAGTAATTCAGCTGAAGCTCAGGCATCTGGAAAGCATCTGCCAGACAGTGAGTGACTTTGCATCTGTCCATATGTTCTTTGTGCCGATGATGAGGGAAGGTGAGCATATGCGAAGGCCTGGGTCACGCTTAGAGTGGTGTTGAGAGCTGGGGCATGTTATTGTGGTGGAGCAATGTCTGGGTATTGTGTCAGTGATGCTCCTAGTGGCCCAGAGTTGTGCCTGGGCATGTGTCCCTGGGAGGGTGATTTTGAGTGGGGAGGAGTCTTGCCTGATGGAAATGGAGATGCTGGGTGTCTGTGTAATGGTCTGTGTCATTGTGGAAGGAGTGGAGAACGTCCGCTTAGCTGGAGATCTCATTTCCCATGGCGTGTCATAGAAGATGCCCATAGAAAACCTTGAGAAGAGGCCTGACATGCAGAACTGATTCCTCAGGATCCTCTCAGGTCCCCCATGAGTACTGCACATCCCTGCACCCTTTTGTCCTCTGTGGTATTCCTATGTGATGTGAAGACATCTGCCATAGGTTCCTTTAAAAAGTTGCTTCTGAAGATGGTATGTTATTGGTCAAATAGGTGGGAATCAAAGGGGATTTGGTGGGGATCCACaccgatcgggatcaaaggcagatgaacagacagggtcctccttagAAGCCAGcctttgaagaaagagagctgaccctttgatccctcagcttttatactgagcatggggcagacaAAATGGAATActcctgttggtcaatttttaaTCTGATCACTCCGAGAACGAGCAGtgttctgaacaatatgctgttaatttcagagagtcagAAGAGACCTAGCTAaggagtaaaattactgaacagaaagttggttgtgttttagctcaaaccaggacaccgtTTGACAGAATTGCATGAGGGAGTGCTACACACTGTATAGTAATTTCCAGCTTTAGCAGAACATAATTTTTtctgttcaggttcctcagaaaTCTCTGATAATATTAAGGGAAAATGTGCCTTAAAACCAGTTCTCCTGTCTTGAACATGCTTGTTATTCTGAAGAAGCAGCCAGGTAAGTCAATGATACCTTAAGAAGGTGCATTTGAGAGACAGGTGTACTTTTATTCCTGTTCAGTGGTGTTATCTTTATCTTGGGTGGATAAAATATTGCCTGGATTGTAAAGTCTGTAGGCTTGGAGCAGCAAAGCACCACTGCCTGCCCTTGTTCCTTTCCTTCCACTTGCAGGCACAGTGTGAGCAGACGGCAGCAagcatggagggaggagggatcgCAGTGCATTTCTCTGGGTGGATGTGTCGGGTGTTGTGGGGATGTTCTCAGTGAAAATGTCATGGTGTTACCTTGGTGGCTTTTGTCTGGCTGTGTTTCATGGTGATGAAGGACCGGTATTCTTGGGGACTAATGTCCCTGGGTACTGAGGATCTTGTTGTGTTGTTCTGGCAGTGCATGCCTGCCTGAACGAGACAGCAAGAGCTTGCCATTCAACGTGCAGGTGGAAAATGAGGCCAGAGGAACAGCTCTTCCCTGAGATACCATCTTGGAGGATTTTCTTGCTGGTCTGTGATGGGTTTGAGTTCCCAAAAGACTCCCTTAAGTTGTTTGTGCTCATTGAAACCTATTTGTGCGGATGTCCAAGTACGTGGGGCTTGTGTTTCCGAGGGTGGTGGGTTCTGTTGTGGTGTAGCAGAGCTGTTCTTTGCCATATGATTGCCTTGCTGTGTTATTTGGTGGGTGGTTGAGTGGACTGGAGGCTGAAGGTTGTTGTCTTCTTCCAGAAGGAATGAGGATGTGCACGGGCAGTCTGTCTGTATTGCATAGACTGTAGGAAAGCGGAAGTTTGTTCTCCATGTGGATGCATGGAAAGCGGAAGGGTAGGGGAATGAGAACTCTTGTCAAGGGCATTTCCATGCTTCATAGGATGTGTGGTGTCgccatgtgaaaatatttttttaaagggggaaaagaagagagaaggatggAAGCAGAAGAGAATGGGAATCAAGATTAGgacaggacagagaagaaaagaaaaaggaagagaaagacaagaaggagaagataaaatgaaaaaggaagacaaaggaagaaggaccaatgggaaaggaagaaggaaagaacaagAATGGAAGCAGGATAGGAAAGAATGAGAATGGAAGCAGGATAAGAAAGAATctatgcaaggaaaaaagaagcaagggagaaagaaaagaggaagaaaaaggaagtaagGAAGGAGGGAACgaatgaaaaaacaaatgaacaaacaaacaaatgataGAGTAGATTGCTAGCTCGCAGTAATGTTATCTCTTCATGGTTAATGGAGTTGAGGACCTAGGCATTCTGGGTACTCAGGGACATGGTGTAAAGGCTTGATGAGAAGtagtgaggaaaaggaaagagatatcGCCTGAGGGCATGTCCATGATCCATGGCGGCAGGTGTGATGTAGTCATATAGAAAACAGACTGGTAAATGGGAGAAGAGAATGGGAGGGtaggacaggaaaaagaagagaaggagtaAGGggatacagaagagaaagaaggagggaacaatagagagaaagaaaagcaatagagagaaagaaagagcatgaagcaaggaatggaaagaaagaagataaagaaaggaagaaacgaTAAAGGAGTTTACTAGTATGCACCGATGCTATCACAGGACCGAGAAAGGAGggtaaggagaggaagaaagcaagaaggcaagaagcaaggaaagaaggaggaaaacgTAAGGGGGGGGAGGAAGCAAGGAAGGAATAAATGAGGCAAGGAGGTAATTAAGGAAGGACGAtgagaaagatgagaaagaaaagaaatgttgaaGGAGACTACCAGGGTGCAGCACGATATTCTCTAGACGCTGAACTGGTCCCTAACAGCCTCCGCCTTGGTTAAAGTACCGATCTCCGGCGCCGATGTCCCGTAATTGGCGCTGATGGCTCCGCCTTTGATGGTGTCCGCCGCGGCGCGACTGGGGAGCTGCCAAcgtgggaaagaagagagaaggacgGAAGGAGAAGAGAACGGGGAGTAAAGACCAGGGCACGGCAGGGCAAGAACGAAACGAagaatgaagaagagagagaggaagaagaaggtggaAAGAtaagaaggcagagagagagaaaagaaggaagacagTAAAGTAGAAAACGATTATAAAAAcgtaggaaagaaaaaggcaggagaaacgAGGAAGAAAGGGATAAAGGAATCTAAGGAAGCAAACAACAAGCAagcatggaaaaggaaagaaagagaggaagggaggaagaagaaaagggagaaggaagagaccAGAGAGGAGATGAGGAGCTCGGGTCCGGGGACGCGGTCGGTGGTGTGGATGGAGCGTGTGACGCGTCGGAGCAGCACACGGTGTCGCTGCAGGCTCAGAAACGGCGTGGGAGCGTTGAGGCGGCTCCGCCCCGATGCGGCGGAGAGCCCGGCTGTgagcgcgggggggcggcgcggggcgggtgAGGAGAGCCGGTGcgtccgggcggcggcggggagccgtgAGGGGCCCGTGCGGGTGTCGGCGGCGGGCTGGGCGGCGGCGATGGTCGTGAGTTGGTGTTCCGTGttgcgggtggtggtggtggtgcaggcggCGTGGTCGCTGGTCGCTGGTCAGGTGCGGTACTCGGTGCCGGAGGAAGCCAAGGCCGGGACGGTGGTGGGTCGTCTGTCGCAGGACCTGGGCCTGGAGGCGGGCGAAGCGGAGTCGCGGCGCCTGCGTCTGGTGTCGCAGGGCCGTCGTGCGAGCGTGGAGGTgagcggggcgagcggggcgCTGGTGGTGAGCTCGCGTCTGGACCGGGAGGAGCTGTGCGGGAAGAGCGCGCCGTGCGCCCTgcgcctggaggtgctggtggagcgGCCGCTGCGCGTCTTCcacgtggagctggaggtgaccGACATCAACGACAACGCcccgctcttccccgccgcccgcaAAAACGTCAGCATCGCGGAGCTGTCGCTGCCGGGGTCCCGGTTCCCGCTGGAGGGCGCGTCGGATGCAGATATCGGAGCCAACGCGCAGCTCTCCTATACACTCAGCCCCAGCGAGCACTTCCGTCTGGATATACAAAAAGAGAACGAGGGAAACATTGAACCGGACCTTGTTTTAACAAAACCGCTGGACCGCGAGACTTTGCCTGTGCACCGTTTGGTGTTGATGGCGAGTGACGGTGGCCGTCCGTCGCTGACGGGGACGATGGAGCTGTTGATCTCGGTGCTGGACTCCAACGACAATGCGCCCCAGTTCAACCAGTCGGTGTATAAAGTGCAGCTGCCGGAGAGCGCTGCAGAGGGGACGCTGGTGTTGCGTGTGAACGCCACGGATCCGGACGAGGGAATTAACAGTGAGGTGACCTACACGGCGACCAACTTTTTTCCGCTGAGTGGAAGAGATGTGATCACTGTCATTCCGCAGACGGGGGAGATCCGTCTCTCGAGGACCCTGGACTTTGAAGAAGTCAGTATATTTGATTTCCGTATTGAAGCGAGAGACAAGGGGTCGCCCCCGCTGTCGGGACGGTGCAAGGTGGTGCTGGAGGTgttggacgtgaacgacaacgcgccggagGTGTGGGTGACGTCGCTGTCGGTGCCGGTGTCGGAGGACGCGGcggtggggacggtggtggcgCTGCTGAGCGTGTCGGA
This is a stretch of genomic DNA from Larus michahellis chromosome 11, bLarMic1.1, whole genome shotgun sequence. It encodes these proteins:
- the LOC141749921 gene encoding protocadherin alpha-2-like isoform X12, whose amino-acid sequence is MVVSWCSVLRVVVVVQAAWSLVAGQVRYSVPEEAKAGTVVGRLSQDLGLEAGDAESRRLRLVSQGRRASVEVSGASGALVVSSRLDREELCGKSAPCALRLEVLVERPLRVFHVELEVTDINDNAPLFPAARKNLSLPENSPPESRFPLEGASDADVGANAELSYTLSPSEHFKIEEENSISRSKSLFLVLRKPLDREFLPVHRLLLTASDGGHPSLSGTVELLISVLDANDNAPQFNHSVYKVQLQENAPPATVFLQLTAVDNDEGINQELYYSFSDTMPAKVQDLFIIDRNSGEIWTAGELDFEDVQSYDLEIEARDKGWPPLSGHCRVVLEVMDVNDNAPEVWVTSLSVPVSEDAAVGTVVALLSVSDRDSGSNGRVRCAVWPASPFGLVSTFAGSYSLVLREALDRERVSEYEVEVRAEDGGSPPLRASRGVRVPVSDVNDNAPAFAQAVYTVLARENNAAGAELARVWARDPDEAGNGRVSYSVWEGGVGGASSGGGWRSASSYVSVDAESGRLWALRPLDYEEVQVLQFEVRAVDAGEPSLCGNATVQVFVVDENDNAPALLPASGGGTWSGSSSEAASVPGSGSVWAWAWASWGTPAGQVVAKIRAVDADSGYNAWLRYELWEPRGKGPFRVGLYSGEVSTARALEEADGPRQRLVIVVRDHGEPSLSATATLSVSLVEGGEAALAAAGSSSSSSLSGVGLRPAEGGASVSSSAATNVWLVVAICAVSSLFLLAVVLYVASRWAPRAAVLSGPGAATLVCASEVGSWSYSQRQSRSLCVADGAGKSDLIVFSPNFPPAPAPPPVPAAKESHPEAPALLDTPKHPNPDWRYSASLRAGMQSAVHMEEAGVLRGGPGGPDQQWPTVSSATTEPEAGEVSPPVGAGVNSNSWTFKFGPGNPKQGGPESKKQTQVSFLLRRKGESSQYSQ
- the LOC141749921 gene encoding protocadherin alpha-2-like isoform X16 — its product is MVVSWCSVLRVVVVVQAAWSLVAGQVRYSVPEEAKAGTVVGRLSQDLGLEAGDAESRRLRLVSQGRRASVEVSGASGALVVSSRLDREELCGKSAPCALRLEVLVERPLRVFHVELEVTDINDNAPLFPAARKNLSLPENSPPESRFPLEGASDADVGANAELSYTLSPSEHFKIEEENSISRSKSLFLVLRKPLDREFLPVHRLLLTASDGGHPSLSGTVELLISVLDANDNAPQFNHSVYKVQLQENAPPATVFLQLTAVDNDEGINQELYYSFSDTMPAKVQDLFIIDRNSGEIWTAGELDFEDVQSYDLEIEARDKGWPPLSGHCRVVLEVMDVNDNAPEVWVTSLSVPVSEDAAVGTVVALLSVSDRDSGSNGRVRCAVWPASPFGLVSTFAGSYSLVLREALDRERVSEYEVEVRAEDGGSPPLRASRGVRVPVSDVNDNAPAFAQAVYTVLARENNAAGAELARVWARDPDEAGNGRVSYSVWEGGVGGASSGGGWRSASSYVSVDAESGRLWALRPLDYEEVQVLQFEVRAVDAGEPSLCGNATVQVFVVDENDNAPALLPASGGGTWSGSSSEAASVPGSGSVWAWAWASWGTPAGQVVAKIRAVDADSGYNAWLRYELWEPRGKGPFRVGLYSGEVSTARALEEADGPRQRLVIVVRDHGEPSLSATATLSVSLVEGGEAALAAAGSSSSSSLSGVGLRPAEGGASVSSSAATNVWLVVAICAVSSLFLLAVVLYVASRWAPRAAVLSGPGAATLVCASEVGSWSYSQRQSRSLCVADGAGKSDLIVFSPNFPPAPAPPPVPAAKESHPEAPALLDTPKHPNPDWRYSASLRAGMQSAVHMEEAGVLRGGPGGPDQQWPTVSSATTEPEAGEVSPPVGAGVNSNSWTFKFGPGNPKQGGPGELPDKFIIPGSPAIISIRQEPPNSQIDKSDFITFGKKEETKKKKKKKKGNKTQEKKEKGNSTTENSDQ